Proteins from a single region of Campylobacter sp. RM16704:
- the uvrC gene encoding excinuclease ABC subunit UvrC, with translation MLENELKTLPNLPGIYQYFDIQGRLLYVGKAKNLKNRVKSYFNFAPKLCPNPNNSLRIQKMISQTHHLEFITTNSEADALILENSFIKQLHPKYNILLRDDKTYPYIYIDFSDDFPRFEITRKIIKKNKIKYFGPFFKGAKELINALYLTFPLRQKKTCKELCLFYQIKRCKGPCKEKISKQEYEKIIQKATQALLNPLSLVKNLESKMLEYAKNENYEDAAIIRDQIKTIQELSVKIQIDLAKLEDFDIFAIYCEENILSMVRFVVNNGKVISSNYKILVLKNHNEFDKNAIYKQYILENYTKEAPINSNHIYTYEEFEDMKLLQDLLSKRFSKKFYIKTPKLREKKDLCSLALENAKINIQKHLKNEHYLILKEIKEYFKLQNFPNRIEIFDNSHMQGIANVGGLVVFKDGGFDKKSYRHYHLKHKNDYEQMLEILSKRALSFDKNPPPDLWIIDGGSALLKLANDIIKSSGANVDILAISKEKIDAKAHRAKGSAKDKLYTLEGKIQLLPEDKKLQFFQKLRDEAHRFAISFHQRTKRKQDLQSSKLIQLGISQGYIKKFLDYYGSFDKILNADFNELKLLSNTKIAKLIKENL, from the coding sequence ATGCTAGAAAATGAACTTAAAACTTTACCCAATTTACCAGGTATATATCAGTATTTTGATATTCAAGGTAGGCTTTTATATGTAGGAAAGGCTAAAAATTTAAAAAATAGAGTAAAAAGTTATTTTAATTTTGCCCCAAAGCTTTGTCCTAATCCAAATAATAGTTTAAGAATTCAAAAAATGATTAGCCAAACTCATCATTTAGAATTCATCACAACAAATAGTGAAGCTGATGCTTTAATTTTGGAAAATTCTTTCATAAAACAACTTCATCCAAAATATAACATACTATTAAGAGATGATAAAACTTATCCTTATATTTATATAGATTTTAGTGATGACTTTCCAAGATTTGAAATTACAAGAAAAATTATTAAAAAAAACAAAATCAAATATTTTGGACCTTTTTTTAAAGGAGCAAAAGAACTTATAAATGCTTTATATCTAACCTTTCCATTGAGACAAAAAAAAACTTGTAAAGAACTTTGTCTGTTTTATCAAATAAAACGTTGTAAAGGACCTTGTAAAGAAAAAATTTCCAAGCAAGAATATGAAAAAATCATACAAAAAGCAACACAAGCTCTTTTAAACCCTTTATCTTTGGTAAAAAATTTAGAAAGTAAAATGCTTGAATATGCAAAAAATGAAAACTATGAAGATGCTGCTATTATTAGGGATCAAATTAAAACCATTCAAGAATTAAGTGTAAAAATACAAATTGATCTTGCTAAATTAGAAGATTTTGATATTTTTGCTATATATTGCGAAGAAAACATACTTTCTATGGTACGTTTTGTAGTAAATAATGGAAAAGTAATTAGCTCAAATTATAAAATTTTAGTTTTGAAAAATCACAATGAATTTGATAAAAATGCAATCTATAAACAATATATTTTAGAAAATTACACCAAAGAAGCACCTATAAATTCAAATCATATTTATACATATGAAGAATTTGAAGATATGAAACTCTTACAAGATTTACTTAGCAAAAGGTTTTCTAAAAAATTTTATATCAAAACACCAAAACTTAGAGAAAAAAAAGATCTATGTAGTTTAGCTCTAGAAAATGCAAAAATTAATATACAAAAACATTTAAAAAATGAACATTATTTAATCTTAAAAGAAATCAAAGAATATTTTAAATTGCAAAATTTTCCTAATCGTATAGAGATTTTTGATAATTCTCATATGCAAGGAATTGCAAATGTTGGTGGATTGGTGGTATTTAAAGATGGAGGTTTTGATAAAAAATCTTATAGACACTATCATTTAAAACATAAAAATGATTACGAACAAATGCTTGAAATTCTTAGCAAAAGAGCTTTGTCCTTTGACAAAAACCCACCACCTGATTTATGGATTATTGATGGAGGGAGTGCGTTATTAAAACTAGCAAATGATATTATAAAAAGTTCAGGGGCAAATGTAGATATATTAGCTATATCTAAAGAAAAAATTGATGCAAAAGCCCATAGAGCAAAAGGGAGTGCTAAAGATAAACTTTATACATTAGAAGGTAAAATCCAACTTTTACCTGAAGACAAAAAACTACAATTTTTTCAAAAATTACGTGATGAAGCACACCGCTTTGCTATTAGTTTTCATCAAAGAACAAAAAGAAAACAAGATTTACAAAGTTCAAAATTGATACAACTTGGGATTTCTCAAGGATATATTAAAAAATTTTTAGATTATTATGGTAGTTTTGATAAAATCTTAAATGCTGATTTTAATGAATTAAAACTACTTTCTAACACAAAAATTGCAAAATTAATTAAGGAAAATTTATGA
- the nhaD gene encoding sodium:proton antiporter NhaD: MIKIFLSLCLGVNFLLAQNHELNLAFSGLGIGILIIFIIGYYFIATEEKYHINKTKPALFIGTFSFIIIGIYMVINDLDTQILEESVNHLILEIAQIVFFLVAAMTFIEALIERSVFETLKYKLISKGFTYRRLFWLTGFLAFFISPIADNLTTALILSTVLLTIDKNNKEFLIPGAINIVVAANAGGAWSPFGDITTLMVWTAKKATFFEFFALFPASFIGWILTAYLLSRYVPNIQPKQYQDKLEKIEIKPGGKAFIVLGFLTIASAVFVHSVCELPAMWGMIFGLSLLSLYIYIYNRKQGKKDINVFYYMTRIEMDTLLFFFGILSAVGALHFVGWLAYASEFYTKFGATSINIGVGFLSAIVDNVPVMSAVLKANPSMDDTQWLLVTLTAGIGGSLISFGSAAGVGVMGKMKGIYTFNAHLKYAWTILVGYIVSILIWYIQFQLLKS, encoded by the coding sequence ATGATAAAAATATTTTTATCACTTTGTTTGGGGGTAAATTTTTTACTAGCACAAAACCATGAATTAAATTTAGCTTTCAGTGGTTTAGGTATTGGAATTTTAATAATTTTTATAATAGGTTATTATTTTATTGCTACAGAAGAAAAATATCACATTAATAAAACAAAACCAGCGTTATTTATAGGCACTTTTTCTTTTATAATAATTGGTATATACATGGTGATTAATGATTTAGATACGCAAATACTCGAAGAAAGTGTTAATCATCTTATTTTAGAAATTGCACAGATTGTATTTTTTTTAGTGGCCGCAATGACTTTTATAGAGGCTTTAATAGAAAGATCAGTTTTTGAAACTCTAAAATATAAATTAATTAGCAAAGGTTTTACTTATAGAAGATTATTTTGGCTTACAGGTTTTTTAGCATTTTTTATCTCCCCAATAGCAGATAATCTTACTACAGCATTAATTTTATCAACGGTGCTTTTAACTATAGATAAAAATAACAAAGAATTTTTAATTCCTGGTGCAATTAATATAGTAGTAGCAGCAAATGCGGGCGGAGCTTGGTCTCCTTTTGGTGATATTACAACTTTAATGGTATGGACAGCTAAAAAAGCAACTTTTTTTGAATTTTTTGCTCTTTTTCCAGCTTCTTTTATTGGTTGGATACTTACTGCTTATTTGTTATCTCGCTATGTGCCTAATATTCAACCTAAACAATATCAAGACAAATTAGAAAAGATTGAGATTAAACCAGGAGGAAAAGCGTTTATTGTCTTAGGTTTTTTAACTATAGCTTCAGCTGTTTTTGTTCATAGTGTTTGTGAGTTGCCTGCTATGTGGGGTATGATTTTTGGACTTTCATTGCTTAGTTTATATATATACATATATAACAGAAAACAAGGAAAAAAAGATATAAATGTTTTTTATTATATGACACGTATTGAAATGGATACTTTGCTATTTTTCTTTGGAATTTTATCTGCTGTAGGTGCTTTGCATTTTGTTGGATGGCTTGCCTATGCTTCAGAATTTTATACCAAATTTGGTGCTACAAGTATTAATATAGGTGTAGGATTTTTATCTGCTATTGTAGATAATGTTCCAGTTATGAGTGCAGTATTAAAAGCAAATCCTAGTATGGATGATACTCAGTGGCTTTTAGTAACTCTTACAGCTGGAATTGGAGGTTCTTTAATTAGTTTTGGTTCAGCAGCTGGTGTGGGTGTTATGGGAAAAATGAAAGGAATTTATACTTTTAATGCTCATTTGAAATATGCTTGGACGATTTTAGTGGGTTATATAGTATCTATTTTAATTTGGTATATACAATTTCAATTATTAAAATCATAA
- the guaA gene encoding glutamine-hydrolyzing GMP synthase, producing MKKADILVLDFGSQYTQLIARRLREQGVYAEILPFNVSLDDIKTKEPKGIILSGGPASVYANDAYFCDKGIFELGIPILGICYGMQLMAHHFGANVAPAGHKEYGKATIDIQNDSDLFKNLPKKQTVWMSHSDKVENLPQDFEVLATSENSPFCVFGDEKRKFFALQFHPEVQHSEFGKSILKNFAKYACNCDSIWNMGSFAKTQAQKIKEEVGKDKVLCAVSGGVDSSVVAALLASAIKDQVVVVFVDNGLLRSGEKEQVEYMFKHTLGIDLISIDARKIFLSRLASVTDPEQKRKIIGNTFIEVFEEEAKKHKDVKYLAQGTLYTDIIESSVVGASKTIKSHHNVGGLPEKMNLKLIEPLKEIFKDEVRALGIELGLSKDVVYRHPFPGPGLAIRIMGEVNEPSLDLLRKADVILIEELKSSGWYDKTWQAFCVLLNVQSVGVMGDNRTYDNAVCVRVVNASDGMTATFSHLPYELLENISRRIINEVEGINRVVYDISSKPPATIEWE from the coding sequence ATGAAAAAAGCAGATATTTTAGTTTTAGATTTTGGATCGCAGTATACGCAATTAATTGCTAGAAGATTAAGAGAACAAGGTGTATATGCAGAAATTTTACCTTTTAATGTAAGTTTAGATGATATTAAAACTAAAGAACCTAAAGGTATTATTTTAAGTGGTGGACCAGCTAGTGTATATGCAAATGATGCATACTTTTGTGATAAAGGCATTTTTGAGCTTGGTATACCTATTTTAGGAATCTGTTATGGTATGCAACTTATGGCACATCATTTTGGAGCAAATGTTGCTCCAGCTGGTCATAAAGAATATGGCAAAGCAACTATAGATATCCAAAATGATAGTGATTTGTTTAAAAATTTACCAAAAAAACAAACGGTTTGGATGAGTCATTCTGATAAAGTAGAAAATTTACCACAAGATTTTGAGGTTTTAGCAACTAGCGAAAATAGTCCATTTTGCGTGTTTGGAGATGAAAAGCGTAAATTTTTTGCACTACAATTTCACCCTGAAGTGCAACATAGTGAATTTGGAAAAAGTATTCTAAAAAATTTCGCTAAATATGCATGTAATTGTGATAGCATATGGAATATGGGTTCGTTTGCAAAAACTCAAGCACAAAAAATTAAAGAAGAAGTTGGCAAGGATAAGGTTTTATGTGCTGTTAGTGGCGGTGTTGATAGTAGTGTAGTAGCTGCATTACTAGCAAGTGCAATAAAAGATCAAGTTGTAGTGGTTTTTGTTGATAATGGGCTTTTAAGAAGTGGTGAAAAAGAACAAGTTGAGTATATGTTTAAACATACTTTAGGTATTGATTTAATTAGTATTGATGCTAGAAAGATTTTCTTAAGCCGTTTGGCAAGTGTCACAGATCCTGAACAAAAAAGAAAAATTATAGGAAATACTTTTATAGAAGTTTTTGAAGAAGAAGCAAAAAAACATAAAGATGTAAAATATTTAGCACAAGGAACCTTATATACAGATATTATTGAGAGTTCAGTTGTGGGAGCTAGTAAGACTATCAAATCTCATCATAATGTTGGTGGTTTACCTGAAAAAATGAATTTAAAATTAATTGAACCTTTAAAAGAAATTTTTAAAGATGAGGTAAGAGCTTTGGGAATTGAACTAGGACTTAGTAAAGATGTTGTATATCGCCACCCTTTCCCAGGTCCTGGACTTGCTATACGCATTATGGGCGAAGTAAATGAACCTAGTTTGGATCTTTTAAGAAAAGCAGATGTAATTTTGATTGAAGAATTAAAAAGTAGTGGCTGGTATGATAAAACATGGCAAGCATTTTGTGTGCTTTTAAATGTACAAAGTGTTGGTGTAATGGGCGATAATAGAACTTATGATAATGCAGTTTGTGTGCGTGTAGTTAATGCAAGTGATGGCATGACAGCTACTTTTTCTCATTTGCCTTATGAATTGTTAGAAAATATTTCACGCCGTATTATTAATGAAGTTGAAGGAATTAACCGCGTGGTGTATGATATTTCTAGTAAACCACCAGCAACTATTGAATGGGAATAA
- a CDS encoding class I SAM-dependent methyltransferase encodes MFLYQYFKNPKQIGAFCASSKKLSKLITSHVQYAKNIIEIGPGTGSFTQYILKQKNHKANFFAVEINSHMAKKLKQNIKDIDIEIQSAEFLPDMLKKRSINKVDLIISGIPWAMLKNKEQDILLNSIHNSLEKKGCFATFAYIFPTLKGRKFKKKLFHTFSKVEISPIVWQNLPPAFVYFCTK; translated from the coding sequence ATGTTTTTATATCAATATTTCAAAAATCCAAAACAAATAGGAGCTTTTTGCGCGAGTTCAAAAAAACTTAGCAAGCTTATAACTTCTCATGTTCAATATGCAAAAAATATCATTGAAATAGGACCTGGCACTGGAAGTTTTACTCAATATATACTCAAGCAAAAAAACCATAAGGCAAATTTTTTTGCTGTTGAAATCAATTCTCACATGGCTAAAAAATTAAAACAAAATATAAAAGATATTGACATAGAAATACAATCAGCTGAATTTTTACCAGATATGCTAAAAAAACGTTCTATCAATAAAGTAGATTTGATAATATCAGGAATTCCATGGGCCATGTTAAAAAACAAAGAGCAAGATATTTTATTAAATTCTATTCATAATTCATTGGAAAAAAAAGGTTGTTTTGCTACTTTTGCTTATATATTTCCTACTCTTAAAGGAAGAAAATTTAAGAAAAAACTTTTTCACACTTTTAGCAAAGTGGAAATTTCGCCTATTGTATGGCAAAATCTTCCACCTGCTTTTGTTTATTTTTGTACTAAATGA
- the purD gene encoding phosphoribosylamine--glycine ligase, which produces MKILILGSGAREYSIALALQNTNENIEFYFAPGNGATATMGTNLNMKDPKVITAYAKASEIDLCIVGSENFLAEGIVDLFKENNIAIFGPTKAAAMLEASKSYMKSFLKKYKIKTAKFLNTTDYEKAKKFIMNLTPPIVIKADGLCAGKGVIIAQTYEEALEATKNMLSGESFGEAGKIVVIEEYLNGFELSVFAICDGKDFILLPAAQDHKRLLDGDKGPNTGGMGAYAPSNLASENLLEQVKKDIVIPTLKGMQKEDSEFVGVLFIGLMVVNGKPYVLEYNVRFGDPECEVLMPLIENPLDLFLACVNKNLINTKITIKNKFAVGVVCASKNYPYKDSPKALITIDNIPQNSHISYAGVSLENNKLYASGGRVLVCVGLGDDIYEAKENAYKLCENVHFKGKQYRKDIAFQVLK; this is translated from the coding sequence ATGAAAATTTTAATTTTAGGAAGCGGTGCGAGAGAATATTCAATTGCTCTAGCTCTTCAAAATACAAATGAAAATATAGAATTTTATTTTGCTCCAGGCAATGGTGCTACTGCTACAATGGGAACTAATCTTAATATGAAAGATCCAAAAGTGATTACCGCTTATGCTAAAGCTTCTGAAATAGATCTTTGTATAGTGGGAAGTGAAAATTTTTTAGCAGAGGGTATAGTAGATCTTTTTAAAGAAAACAATATTGCTATTTTTGGTCCAACTAAGGCTGCTGCTATGCTTGAAGCTTCGAAATCTTACATGAAGAGTTTTTTAAAAAAATACAAAATTAAAACTGCTAAATTTTTAAATACAACTGATTATGAAAAAGCTAAAAAATTTATTATGAACTTAACTCCCCCTATAGTAATAAAAGCTGATGGATTATGTGCGGGAAAAGGTGTTATTATAGCACAAACTTATGAGGAAGCACTAGAGGCTACTAAAAATATGCTTAGCGGAGAAAGTTTTGGTGAAGCTGGAAAAATAGTAGTTATAGAAGAATATCTTAATGGTTTTGAACTTAGTGTATTTGCAATATGTGATGGTAAAGATTTTATTTTGCTTCCTGCTGCACAAGATCATAAAAGATTGCTAGATGGTGACAAAGGACCAAATACTGGTGGAATGGGTGCATATGCACCAAGTAATTTAGCTAGTGAAAATTTATTAGAACAAGTAAAAAAAGATATTGTAATACCAACTCTTAAAGGTATGCAAAAAGAAGATAGTGAATTTGTTGGCGTGTTATTTATAGGGTTAATGGTAGTAAACGGCAAGCCTTATGTATTGGAGTATAATGTCCGATTTGGGGACCCTGAATGTGAAGTTTTAATGCCGTTAATTGAAAATCCATTGGATTTATTTTTGGCTTGTGTGAATAAAAATCTTATTAATACTAAAATAACAATTAAAAACAAATTTGCAGTAGGTGTGGTTTGTGCAAGTAAAAATTACCCTTACAAAGACTCTCCAAAAGCTTTAATAACTATTGATAATATTCCACAAAATTCTCATATTTCATATGCTGGTGTAAGTTTGGAAAATAATAAATTATATGCTAGTGGCGGTCGTGTATTGGTTTGTGTTGGTTTGGGTGATGATATTTATGAGGCGAAAGAAAATGCCTATAAATTATGTGAAAATGTTCACTTTAAGGGAAAACAATATAGAAAAGATATTGCATTTCAGGTTCTTAAATGA
- a CDS encoding RDD family protein, with protein sequence MSNQELFDKLEKEEIKLASFRKRLLAYIIDSFIILCIVSIILFDKFNSMQTYDEIHNLLVRFAGGILILQFSYHLIFTYLYGATLGKIVFKIMVVDQNILDKPNFIQSSLRAGVRQISDMFYGLGFAWALSNVVLKTWHDYAAKTVVIDLA encoded by the coding sequence ATGAGCAATCAAGAACTATTTGATAAATTAGAAAAAGAAGAAATTAAGTTAGCAAGTTTTAGAAAAAGACTTCTAGCTTATATTATTGATAGTTTTATAATACTATGTATTGTAAGTATTATTTTATTTGATAAATTTAATTCTATGCAAACTTATGATGAGATTCACAATCTTTTGGTACGCTTTGCTGGCGGAATTTTAATTTTGCAATTTAGCTATCATTTAATATTTACCTATTTATATGGTGCCACATTAGGAAAAATAGTTTTTAAGATTATGGTCGTTGATCAAAATATTTTAGACAAACCAAATTTTATACAAAGCTCTTTAAGAGCTGGTGTAAGACAAATTAGTGATATGTTTTATGGCTTAGGTTTTGCTTGGGCTTTAAGTAATGTAGTTTTAAAAACATGGCACGATTATGCTGCTAAGACGGTGGTGATAGATCTTGCGTAA
- a CDS encoding LPS-assembly protein LptD: MLRKIFLSLACVGSLYASKVDIYALDVVKNQDIINAKNNVVVVSNLYLITADEAKFNETTKDLELFGDVNILRGQKERVQSSYAKINLKDNSTNFKNLFFSNNDLEVWMQCHQADLNDKFIITENSVVSSCNVENPDWEIRFNKGKLNKENNFLHLYNAKLYVKNTPVMYLPYFGFSVDTKRKSGLLIPQVVLKQSEGLYYNQPIYYVINDSVDIQFEPQIRTKRGYGLYSTLRFIDTPNSQGEISGGIFGEKTSYQKEENLKNKEHYGIEIKYSSEALLKSLLSDEFQEGLWVDITYLNDVDYMNLSSRASTEASLVTSKINYFLSDDDNYYGVYAKYYIDTSKISNKDTMQEYPSFQYHRYLNSFFDNYIQYSLDATFHRYYRHTGIYAKTLDFNLPLIYHTSFLDDFLNFTFTERIYANFVDYSNTNIKNQEHLFRNSHNFSLYTDLSKPYKNFYHTIYLGANYFLPGAKSGKITENFVSIENEPEQFNFSIFQYFYSALGKKKLYHNLKAKYFVDDEKFGGFDNTIEYFYNDYISFRNEAEYSGIDYRFDKIFSEVLFGYGEWNFSLNHAYRIYENEKYNFLGTKAQYDINANYQIFGGLWFDLGKDPQKWEVGYTYQRKCWNYSLMYRKDVSPKLTSGGISAKDQSGVYFIFNFYPLGGVAYDFSLEESEKAI, encoded by the coding sequence ATCTTGCGTAAAATATTTTTATCTTTAGCTTGTGTTGGAAGTTTATATGCTTCAAAAGTTGATATTTATGCTTTGGATGTGGTTAAAAATCAAGATATAATAAATGCTAAAAATAATGTAGTCGTTGTTTCTAATTTGTACTTAATCACAGCAGATGAAGCTAAATTTAACGAAACAACTAAAGATTTAGAACTTTTTGGTGATGTGAATATTTTAAGAGGACAAAAAGAGAGAGTCCAATCTTCATATGCTAAAATTAATCTTAAAGATAATTCTACTAATTTTAAAAATTTATTTTTTTCAAATAATGATCTTGAAGTATGGATGCAATGCCATCAAGCTGATTTAAATGATAAATTTATTATTACAGAAAATTCTGTTGTTTCAAGTTGTAATGTGGAAAATCCTGATTGGGAAATCCGTTTTAATAAAGGAAAATTAAATAAAGAAAACAATTTTTTACATCTTTATAATGCAAAATTGTATGTGAAAAATACTCCAGTAATGTACTTGCCTTATTTTGGTTTTAGCGTAGATACTAAAAGAAAAAGTGGTTTATTAATACCTCAAGTGGTGTTAAAACAAAGCGAAGGTTTATATTATAATCAACCAATTTATTATGTGATTAATGATAGTGTAGATATACAATTTGAACCTCAAATTAGAACCAAAAGAGGCTATGGTTTGTATTCTACCTTGAGATTTATCGATACTCCAAATTCTCAAGGTGAAATTAGTGGTGGTATTTTTGGAGAAAAAACAAGCTATCAGAAAGAAGAAAATTTAAAAAACAAAGAACATTATGGCATTGAGATAAAATACTCAAGTGAAGCTCTTTTAAAAAGTCTTTTAAGTGATGAATTTCAAGAGGGATTGTGGGTTGATATTACTTACTTAAATGATGTAGATTATATGAATTTAAGTTCAAGAGCTAGTACAGAAGCTTCGCTAGTAACCTCAAAAATTAATTATTTTTTATCAGATGATGATAACTATTATGGGGTTTATGCAAAATATTATATAGACACATCTAAAATTAGCAATAAAGATACCATGCAAGAGTATCCTTCTTTTCAATATCATAGATATTTAAATAGTTTTTTTGATAATTATATACAATATAGTTTAGATGCTACATTTCATAGATATTATAGACATACAGGAATTTATGCTAAAACTTTAGATTTTAACTTGCCTTTAATATACCATACTAGTTTTTTAGATGATTTTTTAAATTTTACATTTACAGAAAGAATATATGCAAATTTTGTAGATTATTCTAATACTAATATAAAAAATCAAGAACATTTATTTAGAAATTCGCATAATTTTTCTTTATATACAGATCTTTCTAAACCTTATAAAAATTTTTATCATACTATTTATTTAGGGGCAAATTATTTTTTACCAGGAGCTAAATCAGGAAAAATAACTGAAAATTTTGTTAGTATTGAGAATGAGCCTGAGCAGTTTAATTTCTCAATATTTCAGTATTTTTATAGTGCCTTGGGTAAGAAAAAACTATACCATAATCTAAAGGCAAAATATTTTGTTGATGATGAAAAATTTGGTGGCTTTGATAATACTATAGAATATTTTTACAATGATTATATTAGCTTTAGAAATGAAGCTGAATACTCTGGTATTGATTATCGTTTTGACAAGATTTTTAGCGAAGTATTATTTGGTTATGGTGAATGGAATTTTAGTTTAAATCATGCATATAGAATATACGAAAACGAAAAATATAACTTTTTAGGAACTAAAGCTCAATATGATATAAATGCTAATTATCAAATTTTTGGTGGTTTGTGGTTTGATCTTGGTAAAGATCCGCAAAAATGGGAAGTAGGTTATACTTATCAAAGAAAATGCTGGAATTATTCTTTAATGTATAGAAAAGATGTTTCACCTAAATTAACAAGTGGTGGTATTAGTGCTAAAGACCAAAGTGGAGTATATTTTATTTTTAATTTTTATCCCTTAGGTGGCGTTGCTTATGATTTTTCATTAGAAGAAAGTGAAAAGGCTATATGA
- a CDS encoding phosphoribosyltransferase encodes MIYFEDEKDALERLCEQLPINRLKDYIIITPSLKSIVFVDMFAKKIEIPYNFLFTEQIKAPNNEECQIAMISETKELVYNEALVKAFDISLDYIYGEANRTYEEKILKNVYRYRKGNLLKDLKGKNVLILHEGCESGITASSCIESLLKEEVNSIIYATALMPSDVYDYISSFVDEIYCAQKIDHFVDIEFYFKNKTTLQTHEILEILEESQYYLPLKK; translated from the coding sequence ATGATATATTTTGAAGATGAAAAAGATGCACTTGAAAGATTATGTGAACAATTACCAATTAATAGATTAAAAGATTATATTATCATTACTCCATCATTAAAATCAATTGTTTTTGTAGATATGTTTGCTAAAAAAATAGAAATCCCTTATAATTTTTTATTTACTGAGCAAATTAAAGCTCCAAATAACGAAGAGTGTCAAATTGCTATGATTAGCGAAACTAAGGAATTGGTTTATAATGAAGCTTTAGTTAAAGCTTTTGATATAAGTTTGGATTATATTTATGGTGAAGCTAATAGAACATATGAAGAAAAAATTTTAAAAAATGTTTATCGTTATAGAAAAGGTAATCTTTTAAAAGATTTAAAAGGAAAAAATGTTTTAATATTACACGAGGGATGTGAGAGTGGAATTACGGCTTCTTCTTGTATTGAAAGCTTATTAAAAGAAGAAGTTAATAGTATTATATATGCTACAGCTTTGATGCCTAGTGATGTATATGATTATATCAGCTCTTTTGTAGATGAGATTTATTGTGCTCAAAAAATTGATCATTTTGTAGATATTGAATTTTATTTTAAAAATAAAACTACTCTACAAACTCATGAAATTTTAGAAATTTTAGAGGAGAGTCAATACTATTTACCTTTAAAGAAATAA